A window from Salminus brasiliensis chromosome 7, fSalBra1.hap2, whole genome shotgun sequence encodes these proteins:
- the LOC140559670 gene encoding odorant receptor 131-2-like has translation MNISSDSAYDNFTLPLQNGVPRDSFSAALTKNIVAMLVWLALSIINGSMVSTFLKHRFFYEDPRYIMFIYMVINDAVQLTLVTGLYVVSYAFSKILASACCLLILTAVLTTRSTPLILAGMAIERYVSICFPLHYAHMCTIQRTIWLVGVILVLSAVPPLTDLFITLAKEPPSFFRTSIFCDHSLLFQDRSIYYKNCAFDSVYFSFVFLALLYTYCKIMLAARAASTDLVSVKKARNTVLLHGVQLLLCMLAFVVPSMQAPLIQLFPKYSLEIRYVNFLLVYIIPRFLSPMIYGFRDEKFRKYWIKYLIHRVRRVKPVEHLPHKPK, from the exons ATGAACATCTCTTCTGATTCTGCATATGACAACTTCACCTTGCCTCTTCAGAATGGGGTTCCCCGGGACAGCTTCAGCGCCGCTCTGACCAAAAACATAGTGGCCATGCTTGTGTGGCTGGCTCTCAGCATCATCAACGGCAGCATGGTGTCCACCTTCCTTAAACACAGGTTCTTCTATGAGGACCCACGATACATCATGTTTATTTACATGGTTATCAACGACGCAGTGCAGCTGACGCTGGTCACCGGCCTTTATGTG GTCAGCTATGCCTTCTCCAAGATCTTGGCCTCGGCCTGCTGCCTGCTCATCTTGACGGCAGTGCTGACAACACGCTCAACCCCCCTCATCCTTGCTGGTATGGCCATAGAGCGCTACGTCTCCATATGCTTCCCCCTTCACTACGCCCACATGTGCACCATCCAGCGCACCATCTGGCTTGTGGGGGTCATTCTGGTCCTCAGTGCTGTGCCTCCCCTCACAGATCTTTTCATAACCCTGGCCAAAGAGCCTCCCTCCTTCTTCCGGACATCCATTTTCTGTGATCACTCACTACTCTTCCAGGACCGCTCCATCTATTACAAGAACTGTGCCTTCGACAGTGTCTatttctcctttgtcttcttGGCACTGCTCTACACCTACTGCAAGATCATGCTGGCTGCCAGGGCGGCCTCCACAGACCTGGTGTCAGTGAAGAAAGCCCGAAACACAGTGCTGCTTCACGGCGTACAGCTATTACTCTGCATGCTGGCCTTCGTAGTGCCCTCCATGCAGGCACCTCTCATCCAGCTGTTCCCGAAGTACAGCCTGGAGATCCGGTATGTCAACTTCCTGCTTGTTTACATCATCCCACGCTTCCTGAGCCCCATGATCTATGGTTTTAGAGATGAGAAGTTCCGAAAGTACTGGATTAAGTACCTTATTCACAGGGTAAGGAGAGTGAAGCCAGTTGAGCATCTACCACATAAACCAAAGTAA
- the LOC140559760 gene encoding odorant receptor 131-2-like — translation MNSTGGAQVLLRDTYATAFTKNFILVMVWLSLSYINGSVVATFFSNQIFYEDPRYILFIHMVVNDAVQLTVTVTLFVVSYIYYSISVSLCAGFILVAVFTTRNTPVNLAGMAIERYIAVCDPLRHSQICTVRRTYILIGLIWLISVVPDITDLFVTLATEPLNFFHTSVFCLRQNVFKDPVLLYKRQAFDAFYFSVVFLALVYTYLQVLLAARAMSTDKTSVHRARNTILLHGAQLLMCMLSYIYPSIEVFLNIFFPGHTLEIRYATYLIVYILPRFLSPIIYGVRDQKFCKYLKRYFVISQCKVKTRVESLEEGP, via the coding sequence ATGAACTCAACTGGAGGAGCACAGGTTCTGCTACGAGACACGTATGCCACAGCATTCACAAAGAATTTTATTTTGGTCATGGTGTGGTTGAGTCTGAGCTACATCAATGGTAGTGTGGTGGCTACCTTCTTCAGCAACCAGATCTTTTACGAGGACCCTCGCTATATTCTCTTCATCCACATGGTCGTCAATGATGCAGTGCAGCTGACGGTCACCGTCACCCTGTTTGTAGTGAGTTACATCTACTACAGCAtcagtgtgtctctctgtgccgGCTTTATCCTTGTGGCCGTCTTTACCACCCGCAACACACCTGTGAACCTGGCTGGGATGGCCATTGAACGCTACATTGCCGTTTGTGACCCTCTACGCCATTCCCAAATCTGCACTGTCCGCCGCACCTACATCCTCATTGGCCTGATCTGGCTTATCTCTGTTGTCCCTGACATCACTGACCTCTTTGTGACTCTGGCTACAGAACCTCTGAACTTCTTCCACACCTCTGTGTTTTGTTTGCGCCAGAACGTCTTCAAAGACCCCGTGCTCCTTTACAAGCGACAGGCCTTTGATGCCTTCTACTTCTCCGTAGTCTTCCTTGCGCTGGTCTACACTTACCTGCAGGTGCTCTTAGCGGCCCGCGCCATGTCCACCGATAAAACATCTGTCCATCGGGCCAGGAACACCATCCTGCTTCATGGAGCTCAGCTCCTCATGTGTATGCTGTCTTACATTTATCCCAGCATTGAGGTGTTCCTAAacatcttcttccctggacacaCTCTGGAAATACGATATGCCACCTATCTCATCGTCTACATCCTGCCACGCTTTCTGAGTCCAATCATTTACGGAGTCCGTGACCAAAAGTTCTGCAAGTATCTGAAAAGGTATTTTGTAATTAGTCAGTGTAAAGTCAAGACAAGAGTAGAAAGCCTAGAGGAAGGCCCataa
- the LOC140559761 gene encoding odorant receptor 131-2-like: protein MNSTAGSQVLLRDTFPTAFAKNLILVMVWFCLSYINGSVVATFFSNQTFYQDPRYILFIHMVINDAVLLTVSVTMTLVSYIFYKISVSICAGLVLVASFTTHNTPVNLAGMAIERYIAVCHPLRHAQICTVRRTYILIGFIWFFSFVPDITDLFVMLAKEPLSFFYTSVFCLRQNVFKEPVLLYRRDVFDVFYFSLVFLMLIYTYLRVLLAARAMSTDKTSIQRARNTILLHGGQLLICMLSYFYSSIEMFLSIIFPVNITEIRYANFLIVFIAPRFLSPIIYGVRDQKFRKYLKRYFFICRHKVHTKVENHEE from the coding sequence ATGAACTCAACTGCAGGATCACAGGTTCTGCTACGGGACACGTTTCCAACAGCATTTGCCAAGAACTTAATTCTGGTCATGGTTTGGTTCTGCCTGAGCTACATCAATGGTAGTGTGGTGGCTACTTTCTTCAGCAACCAGACATTTTATCAGGATCCGCGCTATATCCTCTTCATCCACATGGTCATCAATGATGCAGTGCTGCTGACTGTCAGCGTCACCATGACCTTGGTGAGCTACATCTTCTACAAAATCAGTGTGTCCATCTGTGCAGGCTTGGTCCTTGTAGCCAGCTTTACTACCCACAACACACCTGTGAACCTGGCTGGGATGGCCATCGAGCGCTACATTGCTGTTTGCCACCCTCTACGCCATGCCCAAATCTGCACTGTCCGCCGCACCTACATCCTCATTGGCTTCATTTGGTTCTTCTCTTTTGTCCCTGACATCACTGACCTCTTTGTGATGCTGGCCAAAGAACCCCTCAGCTTCTTCTACACTTCTGTGTTTTGTTTGCGCCAGAACGTCTTCAAAGAACCTGTGCTCCTGTATAGGCGGGATGTCTTTGATGTCTTCTACTTCTCCTTAGTTTTCCTCATGCTGATCTACACTTACCTACGTGTGCTCTTGGCTGCCCGTGCCATGTCCACCGATAAAACGTCAATCCAGCGAGCCAGGAACACCATTCTGCTTCATGGAGGACAACTTCTCATTTGTATGCTCTCCTATTTTTATTCCAGTATTGAAATGTTCTTGAGCATCATTTTCCCTGTAAATATTACGGAAATACGATACGCCAACTTTCTCATCGTCTTCATTGCACCACGCTTTCTGAGTCCAATTATTTATGGAGTTCGAGACCAAAAGTTCCGCAAGTACCTTAAgaggtatttttttatttgtcgaCATAAGGTCCATACAAAAGTAGAAAACCATGAGGAATAA
- the LOC140559762 gene encoding odorant receptor 131-2-like has product MNSTGGSQVLVRDKFASAFVKNFILVMVWLILSYINGSLVTTFFRKQIFNEDPRYILFIHMVINDALLLTLTVTMTLLSYIFYTISVYVCTGFVLVAMITSHNTPLNLAGMAIERYIAVCDPLRHSQICTVRRTYIFIGLIWFFSFVPDITDLFVTLSKEPLSFFYSSVFCLRQNVFKDLVLMYRRDVFDAFYFSIVFLTLIYTYLRVLLAAHAMSTDKSSAHRARNTILLHGAQLLMCMLSYIYPSMEVFLNIIFPGHTLEIRYANYLISFIVPRFLSPIIYGVRDQKFRKYLKRNFVISQCKVMTRVENQVEENKTDV; this is encoded by the coding sequence ATGAACTCAACTGGAGGATCACAGGTTCTGGTACGGGACAAGTTTGCTTCAGCATTTGTCAAGAACTTCATTCTGGTCATGGTGTGGTTAATCCTGAGCTACATCAATGGTAGTTTGGTGACTACATTCTTCCGTAAACAGATCTTTAACGAGGACCCTCGCTATATCCTCTTCATCCACATGGTCATCAATGATGCACTGCTGCTGACCCTCACTGTCACCATGACTTTGCTGAGCTACATCTTCTACACCATCAGTGTGTATGTCTGCACTGGCTTCGTCCTTGTGGCCATGATCACCTCCCACAACACTCCATTGAACCTGGCTGGGATGGCCATTGAACGCTACATTGCCGTTTGTGATCCTCTACGCCACTCCCAAATCTGCACTGTCCGCCGCACCTACATCTTCATTGGCCTCATCTGGTTCTTCTCTTTTGTCCCTGATATCACTGACCTCTTTGTGACCCTGTCTAAAGAACCCCTCAGCTTCTTCTACTCTTCTGTGTTTTGCTTGCGCCAGAACGTCTTTAAAGACCTAGTGCTCATGTATAGGCGGGATGTCTTTGATGCCTTCTACTTCTCCATAGTCTTCCTCACACTGATCTACACTTACCTGCGGGTGCTCTTAGCGGCCCACGCCATGTCCACCGATAAATCATCTGCCCATCGGGCCAGGAACACCATCCTGCTTCATGGAGCTCAGCTCCTCATGTGCATGCTGTCTTACATTTATCCCAGCATGGAGGTTTTCCTAAACATCATCTTCCCTGGACACACTCTGGAAATACGATACGCCAACTATCTAATCAGCTTCATCGTCCCACGCTTTCTGAGTCCAATCATTTATGGAGTCCGTGACCAAAAGTTCCGCAAGTATCTGAAGAGGAATTTTGTAATTAGCCAATGTAAGGTCATGACAAGGGTAGAAAACCAAGtagaagaaaataaaacagaCGTTTAG